A genomic window from Corynebacterium fournieri includes:
- a CDS encoding nicotinate phosphoribosyltransferase — MNEAPTHSTGTQGSTAFFTDMYELTMLDAAIKDGTAQRECIFEVFGRRMPNERRYGVVAGTERVLDAITKFRFTQDQLDSADFLSPEAREYLENYKFSGQVDGYREGELYFPYSPIMTVRGTFAECVILETVILSILNSDSAIASAASRMVSAADGRPIIEMGSRRTNEQAAVSAARATYIAGFNATSNMEASLRYGIPASGTSAHSWTLLHVDADGKPDEKAAFKGQIDALGVDTTLLVDTFDITKGVENALEVAGTELGAVRIDSGDLGIVSRRVRKQLDEAGAFNTRIIVSSDLDEFAIAGLRGDPVDGFGVGTSVVTGSGAPTAGLVYKLVEVEGHPVAKRSSGKVTYGGGKSALRAYRSSGVAVGEVIHPLGMEVPHKTNLEYREMTVPLIRDGELVDGQPTIEDIRELHAAARRTLPWEGLALSRGEVAIPTKFVGFPEPTE, encoded by the coding sequence ATGAACGAAGCACCCACCCACTCCACCGGTACGCAGGGTTCCACCGCGTTTTTCACGGACATGTACGAGCTGACCATGCTCGACGCCGCCATCAAGGACGGCACCGCGCAGCGCGAGTGCATCTTCGAGGTGTTCGGCCGCCGCATGCCAAATGAGCGCCGCTACGGCGTGGTCGCCGGTACCGAGCGGGTGCTCGACGCCATCACCAAGTTTCGCTTCACCCAGGACCAGCTGGATTCCGCGGACTTCCTTTCGCCGGAGGCGCGCGAGTACCTGGAAAACTACAAGTTCTCAGGGCAGGTCGACGGCTACCGCGAGGGTGAGCTGTACTTCCCGTACTCGCCGATCATGACGGTGCGCGGCACGTTCGCCGAGTGCGTGATCTTGGAGACGGTCATCCTGTCCATCCTCAACTCGGACTCCGCCATCGCCTCGGCGGCCTCGCGCATGGTCTCCGCCGCCGACGGCCGGCCGATCATCGAAATGGGTTCGCGCCGCACCAACGAGCAGGCCGCCGTCTCCGCCGCGCGCGCCACCTACATCGCCGGGTTCAACGCGACCTCCAACATGGAGGCCTCTTTGCGCTACGGCATCCCAGCCTCCGGAACTTCCGCGCACTCGTGGACGCTGCTGCACGTGGACGCGGACGGCAAGCCGGACGAGAAGGCCGCATTCAAAGGCCAGATCGACGCCCTCGGGGTGGACACCACGCTGCTGGTGGACACCTTCGACATCACCAAGGGCGTGGAAAACGCCCTCGAGGTCGCCGGCACCGAGTTGGGCGCGGTACGCATCGACTCGGGCGATTTGGGCATCGTCTCCCGCCGCGTGCGCAAGCAGCTGGACGAGGCCGGGGCGTTTAACACCCGCATCATCGTCTCCTCCGATCTGGACGAGTTCGCCATCGCGGGTCTGCGCGGCGACCCGGTGGACGGCTTCGGTGTGGGCACCTCCGTGGTCACCGGCTCCGGCGCTCCCACCGCTGGTCTGGTGTACAAGCTGGTGGAGGTGGAGGGCCACCCGGTAGCAAAGCGCTCCTCCGGCAAGGTCACCTACGGCGGCGGCAAGTCTGCGCTGCGCGCCTACCGCTCCTCCGGTGTTGCCGTAGGCGAGGTGATCCACCCGCTGGGCATGGAGGTGCCCCACAAGACGAACCTGGAGTACCGCGAGATGACGGTGCCGCTGATCCGCGACGGCGAGCTTGTGGACGGCCAGCCCACTATCGAGGACATCCGCGAGCTGCACGCAGCTGCCCGCCGCACCCTGCCGTGGGAGGGCCTGGCCCTGTCCCGCGGCGAAGTGGCCATCCCGACGAAGTTCGTCGGCTTCCCCGAACCCACCGAGTAG
- a CDS encoding ATP-dependent DNA helicase codes for MAEDEPLSQSTTDLLAAAVESLGGARRAGQVKMAEAVTKALDSQRHLAVQAGTGTGKSLAYLVPAIRYAQANETTVVVSTATIALQRQLVDRDLPRLADALEPLLPQRPTFAIQKGRNNYVCLHKLSLDDAPSDSLIEEEDLSWLGKHVKRVAEWAQDTETGDRDDLVPGVPDMAWRQVSVTSNECLGASRCPHGEECFAELARERTKDVDIVVTNHALLAIDALADVAVLPEHDAVIIDEAHELDGRITSVATSEISARALTMAARRAGKLGTSRETLEGVIDDFTAAIDLEAPGRWEVISDPARGAFAALRDALWKTRTGISDAPAGESENDPEKFAERTNLRNHLEDLHDAVVRILEVFDEPDPAKHSDVVWLTRSERSGDSVSVAPLSIAGLLHERLFGEQTVVLTSATLSVGGNFDAMAASWGLPKGSWDALDAGTPFDPAKSGILYTARHLPNPGRDGLSSETLDEIAELITAAGGRTLGLFSSRRAAEQAAEAMRARLPFDILLQGEDSTGALVDTFAKNENSCLFGTLTLWQGVDVPGSACSLVIIDRIPFPRPDDPLLQARSNAADAAGRSGFMEVSATHASLLMAQGAGRLLRSVNDRGVVAVLDNRLVTKRYGSYIRRSLPAFWDTTDPDVVRGALRRLVAKR; via the coding sequence GTGGCTGAAGACGAACCGTTGAGCCAGTCCACCACCGACCTGCTCGCCGCTGCCGTCGAGTCCCTCGGCGGCGCGCGCCGCGCGGGGCAGGTGAAGATGGCAGAGGCTGTAACCAAGGCGCTGGATTCGCAGCGCCACCTCGCAGTCCAGGCAGGCACCGGCACCGGTAAGTCGCTCGCTTACCTGGTCCCGGCGATCCGCTACGCGCAGGCGAACGAGACCACCGTGGTCGTCTCCACGGCAACGATTGCGCTGCAGCGCCAGCTCGTGGACAGGGATCTGCCGCGTCTTGCGGATGCGCTCGAGCCGCTTCTGCCGCAGCGCCCCACCTTCGCCATTCAGAAGGGCCGCAACAATTACGTCTGCCTGCACAAGCTCTCGCTTGACGACGCCCCTTCGGACTCCCTCATCGAGGAAGAAGACCTGTCCTGGTTGGGCAAGCACGTCAAGCGCGTGGCCGAGTGGGCGCAAGACACTGAGACGGGCGACCGTGACGACCTCGTGCCGGGCGTGCCGGACATGGCCTGGCGCCAGGTGTCCGTGACCTCGAACGAGTGCCTGGGGGCGTCACGCTGCCCGCACGGCGAGGAGTGCTTCGCCGAGCTCGCCCGCGAGCGCACAAAGGACGTCGACATCGTGGTGACCAACCATGCGCTGCTGGCCATCGACGCGCTGGCGGACGTGGCGGTGCTTCCAGAGCACGACGCCGTGATCATCGACGAGGCGCACGAGCTCGACGGGCGGATCACCTCCGTGGCCACTTCCGAGATCTCCGCCCGCGCGCTGACCATGGCCGCGCGCCGCGCTGGCAAGCTGGGCACCTCGCGGGAGACGCTGGAAGGCGTCATCGACGACTTCACCGCCGCGATCGACCTCGAGGCCCCCGGGCGCTGGGAAGTCATCTCCGATCCTGCCCGCGGCGCTTTCGCCGCGCTTCGCGACGCACTGTGGAAGACCCGCACCGGCATCTCCGACGCCCCTGCGGGCGAATCCGAGAATGACCCGGAGAAGTTCGCCGAGCGCACGAACCTGCGCAACCACTTAGAAGACCTCCACGACGCTGTGGTGCGCATCCTGGAAGTCTTCGACGAGCCGGACCCGGCCAAGCACTCTGACGTGGTGTGGCTGACCCGCTCGGAGCGCTCCGGCGACTCCGTATCTGTCGCACCGCTTTCCATCGCCGGACTGCTGCACGAGCGGTTGTTCGGCGAACAGACGGTGGTGCTCACCTCCGCGACACTGTCTGTCGGCGGCAACTTCGACGCCATGGCGGCCTCCTGGGGCCTGCCCAAGGGCAGCTGGGACGCCCTCGACGCCGGCACTCCCTTCGACCCCGCCAAGTCCGGCATCCTCTACACCGCGCGCCACCTGCCCAACCCGGGCCGCGACGGGCTGTCCTCGGAAACCTTGGACGAGATAGCGGAGCTGATCACCGCCGCCGGCGGGCGCACTCTCGGGTTGTTTTCTTCGCGCCGCGCCGCAGAGCAGGCCGCGGAAGCGATGCGTGCGCGCCTGCCCTTCGACATCCTGCTCCAGGGCGAAGACTCCACTGGCGCGCTCGTGGACACGTTCGCCAAAAACGAGAACTCCTGCCTGTTTGGCACGCTGACGCTGTGGCAGGGCGTGGACGTGCCGGGCAGCGCCTGCTCGCTGGTGATCATCGACCGCATCCCGTTTCCCCGCCCCGACGACCCGCTGTTGCAGGCGCGCTCCAACGCCGCGGACGCCGCCGGCCGCTCCGGCTTCATGGAGGTCTCCGCCACCCACGCCTCGTTGCTCATGGCGCAAGGGGCCGGTCGCCTGCTGCGCTCCGTCAACGACCGCGGCGTGGTCGCCGTCCTGGACAACCGGCTGGTAACCAAGCGCTACGGCTCCTACATCCGCCGGAGCCTGCCGGCGTTTTGGGACACCACGGATCCGGATGTGGTGCGCGGGGCGCTCCGGAGGCTCGTCGCTAAGCGATAG
- a CDS encoding peptidyl-tRNA hydrolase yields MTDQYFTSAHQLLQQRVSGDYKSRAEDPEDPSTVQAMQIAINLPKQDPPSRNAVLNDAARAAVAVCLDPRAGQEGFWRAGLDNWYSHRIRKVARRARNKAWEDVQALPGVTIGSVRAFVPSAVADVPHEIAKLQIKGTELEPGEELPLDAAAPLVALDASLQMSAGKAAAQVGHASMLLAAARDTAWVRQWADAGFPLNVRELPREQFAEIAARPGAVPVRDAGFTEVAPGSITAVAIA; encoded by the coding sequence ATGACCGACCAGTACTTCACCTCGGCCCACCAGCTGCTCCAGCAGCGCGTCTCGGGCGACTACAAGTCCCGCGCGGAGGATCCGGAGGACCCGTCGACAGTCCAGGCGATGCAGATAGCCATCAACCTGCCCAAACAGGATCCCCCGAGCCGCAACGCCGTGCTCAACGACGCCGCCCGCGCCGCCGTGGCGGTGTGCTTGGACCCGCGGGCGGGGCAGGAGGGCTTCTGGCGCGCGGGGTTGGACAACTGGTACTCGCACCGCATCCGCAAAGTGGCCCGCCGCGCCCGAAACAAGGCGTGGGAGGACGTGCAGGCGCTTCCCGGGGTGACCATCGGCAGTGTGCGGGCCTTTGTGCCCTCGGCGGTGGCGGATGTGCCGCACGAGATAGCCAAGCTGCAGATCAAGGGCACAGAGCTCGAGCCGGGTGAGGAGCTGCCGTTGGATGCGGCGGCGCCGCTGGTCGCCCTGGACGCCTCCCTGCAGATGTCCGCGGGCAAGGCCGCCGCCCAGGTCGGACATGCGTCCATGCTGCTCGCCGCCGCGCGCGATACCGCTTGGGTGCGGCAGTGGGCGGATGCCGGCTTCCCGCTCAACGTGCGCGAGCTGCCTCGTGAGCAGTTTGCCGAGATCGCGGCACGTCCCGGGGCCGTGCCGGTGCGCGACGCCGGTTTCACGGAGGTCGCGCCCGGCTCGATAACCGCGGTAGCTATCGCTTAG
- the ctaD gene encoding aa3-type cytochrome oxidase subunit I: MTAVAPRLDNYVPPTRPEPTGNARKGSKIYKQLTTTDHKELGIMYIIMSFIWFFVAGLMALLIRAELFSPGLQFLSNEQFNQLFTMHGTVMLLAFGTPIVWGFANYVLPLQIGAPDVAFPRLNAFGFWVTTVGVVAMLLGFITPGGAADFGWTMYMPLADAVHTPSVSANLWVVGVGATGVGTIASAVNMLTTVLTMRAPGMTMFRLPVFTWTIFVTSIIALMIFPLLTAAAMGVLYDRLLGGHIYDTANGGTILWQHLFWFFGHPEVYVLALPFFGVISEIVPVFSRKPIFGYIGLVFATLAIAGLSMAVWAHHMFATGAILLPFFSFMTFLIAVPTGVKFFNWLGTMWNGHLTFETPMLWATGFLFTFLFGGLTGIMLASPPLDFQLHDSYFVVAHFHYTLFGTVVFASTAGVYYWFPKMTGRMLDEKLGKIHFWFTVIGFNMTFLVQHWLGNMGMPRRYADYLDTDGFTLLNQVSTVGAFILGIGFLPFIWNVFKSWRYGEIVTVDDPWGYGNSLEWATSCPPPRHNFTALPRIRSERPAFELHYPHMVETLRREAHTGHRDAK; the protein is encoded by the coding sequence ATGACCGCTGTGGCACCGCGGCTGGACAATTACGTCCCGCCGACACGCCCCGAGCCCACGGGCAACGCCCGTAAGGGTTCGAAGATTTACAAGCAACTCACCACCACCGACCACAAAGAACTGGGCATCATGTACATCATCATGTCCTTCATCTGGTTCTTCGTGGCCGGTTTGATGGCACTGCTCATCCGCGCCGAGCTGTTCAGCCCGGGCCTGCAGTTCCTGTCCAACGAGCAGTTCAACCAGCTGTTCACCATGCACGGCACCGTGATGCTGCTGGCGTTCGGTACCCCGATCGTCTGGGGTTTCGCCAACTACGTGCTCCCGCTCCAGATCGGCGCTCCGGACGTGGCCTTCCCGCGTCTGAACGCGTTCGGCTTCTGGGTCACCACCGTCGGCGTGGTCGCCATGCTGCTCGGCTTTATCACCCCGGGTGGCGCGGCCGACTTCGGTTGGACCATGTACATGCCGCTGGCTGACGCGGTGCACACCCCGTCCGTCTCCGCCAACCTCTGGGTTGTCGGCGTGGGCGCTACCGGTGTGGGCACCATCGCTTCCGCAGTGAACATGCTCACCACCGTGCTGACGATGCGTGCGCCGGGCATGACCATGTTCCGTCTGCCGGTGTTCACGTGGACCATCTTCGTCACCTCCATCATCGCCCTGATGATCTTCCCGCTGCTGACCGCAGCGGCGATGGGTGTGCTCTACGACCGCCTGCTGGGCGGCCACATCTACGACACCGCCAACGGCGGCACCATCCTGTGGCAGCACCTGTTCTGGTTCTTCGGCCACCCCGAGGTGTACGTGCTGGCGCTGCCGTTCTTCGGTGTGATCTCCGAGATCGTCCCGGTGTTCTCCCGTAAGCCGATCTTCGGCTACATCGGCCTGGTGTTCGCAACCCTGGCTATTGCGGGCCTGTCCATGGCTGTGTGGGCTCACCACATGTTCGCCACCGGCGCGATCCTGCTGCCGTTCTTCTCCTTCATGACCTTCCTCATCGCGGTGCCGACCGGCGTGAAGTTCTTCAACTGGCTGGGCACCATGTGGAACGGCCACCTCACCTTCGAAACCCCGATGCTGTGGGCCACCGGCTTCCTGTTCACCTTCCTCTTCGGCGGCCTGACCGGCATCATGCTGGCCTCCCCGCCGCTGGACTTCCAGCTGCACGACTCCTACTTCGTGGTCGCTCACTTCCACTACACCCTGTTCGGTACGGTCGTGTTCGCCTCCACCGCTGGCGTGTACTACTGGTTCCCGAAGATGACAGGCCGCATGCTGGACGAGAAGCTGGGCAAGATCCACTTCTGGTTCACCGTGATCGGCTTCAACATGACCTTCCTGGTCCAGCACTGGCTGGGCAACATGGGCATGCCGCGCCGCTACGCCGACTACCTGGACACCGACGGCTTCACGCTGCTCAACCAGGTCTCCACGGTTGGTGCGTTCATCCTGGGCATCGGCTTCCTGCCGTTCATCTGGAACGTGTTCAAGTCCTGGCGCTACGGCGAGATCGTCACCGTCGACGATCCGTGGGGCTACGGCAACTCCCTGGAGTGGGCAACCTCCTGCCCGCCGCCGCGCCACAACTTCACCGCGCTGCCGCGTATCCGCTCTGAGCGTCCGGCGTTCGAGCTGCACTACCCGCACATGGTGGAGACCCTGCGCCGCGAGGCACACACCGGCCACCGCGACGCGAAGTAG
- the nrdF gene encoding class 1b ribonucleoside-diphosphate reductase subunit beta, with protein MTDDYARYLASHEKPVKAINWNSVPDDKDLEVWDRLTGNFWLPEKIPVSNDIPSWNTLTDAEKQATMRVFTGLTLLDTIQGTVGAVSLLPDATSLHEEAVLTNIAFMESVHAKSYSNIFMTLADTPAINEAFRWSEENEYLQRKAKIILSYYEGDDPLKRKIASVMLESFLFYSGFYLPLNWSVHSKLTNTADIIRLIIRDEAVHGYYIGYKYQVALRGESEERKEELKDYAFELLYDLYENENQYTEDIYDPLGWTEDVKRFLRYNANKALNNLGYEGLFPVDETKVSPAILASLSPNADENHDFFSGSGSSYVIGRAEDTQDEDWDF; from the coding sequence ATGACTGACGATTACGCGCGTTACCTTGCGTCCCACGAAAAGCCGGTGAAAGCTATCAACTGGAATAGCGTCCCGGATGACAAGGACCTTGAGGTGTGGGATCGCCTGACCGGCAACTTCTGGTTGCCGGAGAAGATCCCGGTGTCCAACGACATCCCGAGCTGGAACACTCTCACCGATGCTGAAAAGCAGGCCACCATGCGCGTGTTCACCGGTTTGACGCTGCTGGACACGATCCAGGGCACCGTTGGCGCGGTGTCGCTGCTGCCGGACGCGACCTCGCTGCACGAGGAGGCGGTGCTGACCAACATCGCGTTCATGGAGTCTGTGCACGCGAAGTCTTACTCCAACATCTTCATGACGTTGGCGGACACCCCCGCGATCAACGAGGCGTTCCGCTGGTCGGAGGAAAACGAGTACTTGCAGCGCAAGGCGAAGATCATTCTCAGCTACTACGAGGGCGACGACCCGCTCAAGCGCAAGATCGCCTCCGTGATGCTGGAGTCCTTCCTGTTCTACTCGGGCTTCTACCTGCCGCTGAACTGGTCGGTGCACTCGAAGCTGACCAACACGGCCGACATCATCCGCTTGATCATCCGCGACGAGGCGGTGCATGGCTACTACATCGGCTACAAGTACCAGGTGGCGCTGCGCGGCGAGAGCGAGGAGCGCAAGGAGGAGCTGAAGGACTACGCCTTCGAGCTGCTCTACGACCTGTACGAGAACGAAAACCAGTACACCGAGGACATCTACGATCCGCTCGGCTGGACCGAGGATGTCAAGCGTTTCCTGCGCTACAACGCCAACAAGGCGCTGAACAACCTCGGCTACGAGGGGCTGTTCCCGGTGGACGAGACGAAGGTCTCGCCTGCGATTTTGGCCTCCCTGTCGCCGAACGCCGACGAGAACCACGACTTCTTCTCCGGCTCCGGTTCCTCTTACGTCATCGGCCGCGCGGAAGACACGCAGGACGAGGACTGGGACTTCTAG
- a CDS encoding FadR/GntR family transcriptional regulator encodes MAASGHRSSSEPLLSSILDTLGEEIVSGAQAEGNTFTLHDLSERFGISRTVAREAMRALEQLGLVSSSRRVGLKVLPQSEWNVFDHSVISWRLRSEEQRPAQLASLRELRDAIEPGAARLAAMNASREQSRRLSELAQRIVELAGQDAGNSEAFQEADLEFHALMIEASDNEMFIALTQPILDIMSGRSIYGIMPDDPHVDTMKIHLDLAQAIADGEADAAEDASRRLLRGVNDFMEM; translated from the coding sequence GTGGCTGCGAGCGGTCATAGGTCTTCTTCTGAACCCCTGCTTTCTTCCATCCTGGACACCCTCGGCGAGGAAATTGTCTCCGGAGCGCAGGCGGAGGGCAACACGTTTACGTTGCACGATCTCTCCGAGAGGTTCGGCATCTCCCGCACCGTCGCACGCGAGGCGATGCGCGCGCTGGAGCAGCTCGGCCTGGTGTCCTCCTCGCGCCGCGTTGGCCTGAAGGTGCTGCCGCAAAGCGAGTGGAACGTCTTCGACCACTCCGTAATCTCCTGGCGCCTGCGCAGCGAGGAGCAACGCCCCGCGCAGCTGGCGTCGTTGCGTGAGCTTCGCGACGCGATCGAGCCCGGCGCCGCCCGCCTCGCCGCCATGAACGCCTCGCGCGAGCAATCGCGCCGCCTGTCCGAACTAGCCCAGCGCATTGTGGAGCTAGCCGGGCAAGACGCCGGCAACTCCGAGGCCTTCCAGGAGGCGGACCTGGAGTTCCACGCCCTGATGATCGAGGCCTCCGACAACGAGATGTTCATCGCGCTGACGCAGCCGATCCTGGACATCATGAGCGGCCGCTCCATCTACGGCATCATGCCGGACGACCCGCACGTGGACACCATGAAAATCCACCTGGATCTGGCCCAAGCCATCGCGGACGGCGAGGCAGACGCGGCAGAAGATGCTTCCCGGCGACTCCTCCGGGGAGTCAACGACTTCATGGAGATGTAA